One Thalassotalea atypica DNA window includes the following coding sequences:
- the rpoB gene encoding DNA-directed RNA polymerase subunit beta has product MGYSYSEKKRIRKDFGKSAQVMEYPFLLSIQLGSFRKFIDIDPTGETGLEAAFRSIFPIKAYSGSSELQYVSYRLGEPLFDVKECQIRGVTYSAPLRVKLRLVIYDKEAPAGTVKDIKEQEVYMGEIPLMTENGTFVINGTERVIVSQLHRSPGVFFDHDKGKTHSSGKVLYNARVIPYRGSWLDFEFDPKDNLFVRIDRRRKLPASIILRALDYSTEEILDIFYDTTGYEIKGDKLIMELVPERLRGETATFDIKLPNGDVLVEQGRRITARHIRTLSKENITELEVPAEYIVGRVLSKAYVDESTGEVIAEANAEITLELLAELSQAGHKQLSTLYMNEFDVGSYMSDTLRVDSTNSRLEALVEIYRMMRPGEPPTKDAAEGLFANLFFSLERYDLSTVGRMKFNRRVGSSDSTGEGILSKEDIISVMKTLIAIRDGKGEVDDIDHLGNRRIRSVGEMAENQFRVGLVRVERAVRERLSLGDLDAIMPQDLINAKPISAAVKEFFGSSQLSQFMDQNNPLSEVTHKRRISALGPGGLTRERAGFEVRDVHPTHYGRVCPIETPEGPNIGLINSLSCYARTNDYGFLETPYRKIVDGIVTDEVDYLSAIEEGNFVIAQANAERDESGRLTSDLVPCRHKNEFTLMSKEAVQYMDVSPQQIVSVAASLIPFLEHDDANRALMGSNMQRQAVPTLKVDKPLVGTGMEKIVAVDSGVTAVAKRGGVVEYVDASRIVVKVNEDEMHAGEAGIDIYNLTKYTRSNQNTCINQRPQCRIGEPVVRGDVLADGPSTDMGELALGQNMRIAFMPWNGYNFEDSMLLSERVAQEDRFTTIHIQELSCIARDTKLGSEEITSDIPNVGESALSKLDESGVVYIGAEVNGGDILVGKVTPKGETQLTPEEKLLRAIFGEKAADVKDSSLRVPNSVSGTIIDVQIFTRDGVEKDARALEIEEMQLKEVKKDLGDEFSILEDGIYARAKKLLLSSGLNESDLNSMSRDKWLVQNLSDDGQQAELEQIAEQYDNIKADFDKKYEVKRRKITQGDDLAPGVLKIVKVYLAVKRRIQPGDKMAGRHGNKGVISNVVPVEDMPYDENGVPVDIVLNPLGVPSRMNIGQILETHLGMAARGIGEKIDRMIKAQQQVAKLRSFLKEVYELGESRQEVDIDSFSDDEIQRLANNLRAGLPIATPVFDGASEREIKDLFKLADMPESGQFNLTDGRTGRRFERPVTVGYMYMLKLNHLVDDKMHARSTGSYSLVTQQPLGGKAQFGGQRFGEMEVWALEAYGAAYTLQEMLTVKSDDVNGRTKMYKNLVDGDHRMEPGMPESFNVLLKEIRSLGINIELDQE; this is encoded by the coding sequence ATGGGATACTCCTACTCTGAAAAGAAACGAATTAGAAAGGACTTTGGTAAAAGTGCACAGGTCATGGAATATCCATTCCTGTTGTCCATCCAACTCGGATCTTTCCGCAAGTTTATTGATATTGACCCTACAGGTGAAACCGGTTTAGAAGCCGCTTTTCGTTCAATTTTCCCGATAAAAGCATATTCTGGTAGTTCAGAATTACAATACGTGAGTTACCGTTTAGGTGAGCCATTATTTGATGTTAAAGAATGTCAAATTCGTGGTGTCACTTATTCTGCTCCGTTACGTGTTAAGTTACGTTTAGTTATCTATGATAAAGAAGCGCCGGCTGGCACAGTAAAAGATATCAAAGAACAAGAAGTATACATGGGTGAAATACCATTAATGACGGAAAATGGTACATTCGTCATCAATGGTACTGAGCGTGTTATTGTTTCTCAATTACACCGTTCTCCAGGCGTATTTTTCGATCACGATAAAGGTAAGACACATTCTTCAGGTAAAGTGTTATATAACGCACGTGTTATCCCTTATCGTGGTTCATGGTTAGACTTTGAATTCGATCCCAAAGACAACTTATTTGTTCGTATTGACCGTCGCCGTAAATTACCTGCGTCGATTATCTTACGTGCACTAGATTATTCTACTGAAGAAATCTTAGACATTTTCTACGATACAACAGGATACGAAATCAAAGGCGATAAGTTGATCATGGAACTTGTTCCTGAACGACTTCGTGGCGAAACTGCTACTTTTGATATTAAATTGCCAAATGGTGATGTATTAGTTGAACAAGGCCGTCGTATTACCGCACGTCACATTCGTACGTTATCAAAAGAAAATATTACTGAGTTAGAAGTTCCAGCAGAATATATTGTAGGCCGTGTACTTTCTAAAGCGTATGTTGATGAATCTACTGGTGAAGTGATTGCTGAAGCAAATGCTGAAATCACGTTAGAATTACTAGCTGAACTAAGTCAAGCTGGTCACAAGCAGCTTAGCACATTATATATGAACGAATTTGATGTTGGTTCATATATGTCAGATACGCTTCGTGTTGACTCAACTAACAGCCGTTTAGAAGCGCTAGTAGAAATCTACCGTATGATGCGCCCTGGCGAGCCACCAACGAAAGATGCAGCTGAAGGCTTATTCGCGAACTTATTCTTCTCGTTAGAGCGTTATGACCTATCAACAGTTGGTCGTATGAAGTTCAATCGTCGTGTTGGCTCTTCTGATTCAACGGGCGAAGGAATTTTATCTAAAGAAGATATCATCTCAGTAATGAAAACATTAATTGCCATCCGTGATGGTAAAGGTGAAGTAGATGATATCGATCATCTAGGCAACCGCCGTATTCGTTCTGTAGGTGAAATGGCAGAAAACCAATTCCGCGTCGGCCTTGTTCGTGTTGAACGTGCTGTTCGTGAACGTCTAAGCTTAGGTGACCTTGACGCTATAATGCCTCAAGACCTAATTAACGCTAAGCCAATTTCTGCAGCGGTTAAAGAGTTTTTTGGTTCATCACAACTTTCACAGTTTATGGATCAAAACAACCCGTTATCTGAAGTAACGCATAAGCGTCGTATTTCTGCATTAGGCCCTGGTGGTTTGACGCGTGAGCGTGCAGGTTTCGAAGTACGTGACGTACATCCAACCCACTACGGTCGAGTATGTCCTATCGAAACGCCGGAAGGTCCAAACATCGGTTTGATCAACTCGCTGTCTTGTTACGCACGTACCAACGATTACGGTTTCTTAGAAACTCCTTACCGTAAAATTGTTGACGGTATAGTAACAGATGAAGTTGACTACTTATCAGCGATTGAAGAGGGTAACTTTGTTATCGCTCAGGCAAATGCTGAACGTGATGAAAGCGGCCGCTTAACAAGTGACCTAGTACCTTGTCGTCACAAAAATGAATTTACGTTGATGTCTAAAGAGGCGGTTCAGTACATGGACGTTTCTCCACAACAGATCGTTTCTGTTGCTGCATCACTTATTCCATTCCTAGAGCACGATGATGCTAACCGTGCCTTGATGGGGTCGAACATGCAACGTCAAGCAGTGCCAACATTGAAAGTGGACAAGCCACTAGTTGGTACCGGTATGGAAAAAATCGTTGCCGTTGACTCTGGCGTTACAGCTGTAGCTAAACGTGGCGGTGTCGTTGAATATGTAGACGCTTCTCGTATCGTAGTTAAAGTGAATGAAGATGAAATGCATGCTGGTGAAGCAGGTATTGATATCTATAACTTAACTAAATACACACGTTCTAACCAAAACACTTGTATTAACCAACGCCCACAGTGTCGCATTGGTGAGCCGGTAGTTCGTGGCGATGTATTGGCTGATGGTCCGTCAACTGATATGGGTGAATTGGCACTTGGTCAAAACATGCGTATCGCTTTCATGCCTTGGAATGGTTACAACTTTGAGGATTCAATGTTGTTATCTGAGCGTGTAGCTCAAGAAGACCGATTCACTACAATTCACATTCAAGAATTAAGTTGTATTGCTCGTGATACCAAATTAGGCTCAGAAGAGATTACTTCTGATATTCCTAATGTTGGTGAATCTGCATTATCTAAACTTGATGAATCTGGTGTTGTATATATAGGTGCTGAAGTTAACGGTGGTGACATCTTAGTAGGTAAAGTGACACCTAAAGGTGAAACACAGTTAACACCTGAAGAAAAGCTTTTACGTGCTATCTTCGGTGAGAAAGCTGCTGATGTTAAAGACAGTTCATTACGCGTACCTAACTCAGTGTCTGGTACGATCATCGATGTACAAATCTTCACTCGTGACGGTGTTGAAAAAGACGCTCGTGCACTAGAAATAGAAGAAATGCAGCTTAAAGAAGTTAAGAAAGACTTAGGCGATGAGTTTAGCATCTTAGAAGATGGCATTTATGCTCGTGCTAAGAAGCTTCTTCTTTCTTCTGGCTTAAATGAGTCTGATCTTAACTCAATGTCACGTGACAAGTGGTTAGTTCAAAACTTATCTGACGATGGTCAACAAGCAGAACTTGAGCAAATTGCTGAGCAATACGACAACATTAAAGCTGACTTTGATAAGAAATACGAAGTTAAGCGTCGTAAGATCACTCAAGGTGATGATTTAGCACCAGGCGTATTGAAGATTGTTAAAGTTTATCTTGCCGTTAAACGTCGCATTCAGCCAGGTGATAAAATGGCCGGTCGTCACGGTAACAAAGGTGTTATTTCAAACGTAGTACCTGTTGAAGATATGCCGTATGACGAAAATGGTGTTCCAGTTGATATCGTACTTAACCCGTTGGGTGTACCATCACGTATGAACATAGGTCAGATTTTAGAAACTCACTTAGGTATGGCGGCACGTGGTATTGGTGAGAAGATTGATCGCATGATCAAAGCTCAGCAACAAGTTGCTAAATTGCGTAGCTTCTTAAAAGAAGTGTATGAACTGGGTGAATCTCGTCAAGAAGTTGATATCGATAGCTTCTCTGATGATGAAATCCAACGTCTAGCGAATAACTTACGTGCAGGCCTTCCTATTGCAACACCAGTATTTGACGGTGCAAGCGAAAGAGAAATTAAAGACCTATTCAAGTTAGCAGACATGCCTGAAAGTGGTCAGTTCAACCTTACAGATGGTCGTACTGGTCGTCGTTTTGAACGTCCTGTAACCGTTGGTTATATGTACATGTTGAAACTGAATCACTTAGTTGATGACAAAATGCATGCACGTTCAACAGGTTCATACTCACTTGTTACTCAGCAACCACTTGGTGGTAAAGCTCAGTTCGGTGGTCAGCGTTTCGGTGAGATGGAAGTATGGGCACTAGAAGCATACGGTGCTGCATATACGCTACAAGAAATGTTAACGGTTAAATCTGATGATGTTAACGGTCGTACTAAGATGTATAAAAACTTAGTTGATGGTGATCATCGCATGGAACCGGGTATGCCTGAATCATTCAACGTATTACTTAAAGAAATTCGTTCTTTAGGTATTAACATTGAATTAGATCAGGAATAA
- the rpoC gene encoding DNA-directed RNA polymerase subunit beta', whose protein sequence is MKDLLKFLKQQNQTEEFDGIRIGLASPDLIRSWSFGEVKKPETINYRTFKPERDGLFCARIFGPVKDYECLCGKYKRLKHRGVICEKCGVEVTLTKVRRERMGHIELASPVAHIWFLKSLPSRIGLLLDMTLRDIERVLYFESYVVTEPGMTTLERSQILTEEEYLDSLEEHGDEFDAKMGAEAVLALLQQIDLEGEIAQMREELPEIGSETKRKKITKRLKLMESFAQSGNKPEWMIMSVLPILPPDLRPLVPLDGGRFATSDLNDLYRRVINRNNRLKRLLDLVAPDIIVRNEKRMLQESVDALLDNGRRGRAITGSNKRPLKSLADMIKGKQGRFRQNLLGKRVDYSGRSVITVGPTLRLHQCGLPKKMALELFKPFIYGKLEARGLATTIKAAKKLVEREGAEVWDVLDEVIREHPVMLNRAPTLHRLGIQAFEPVLIEGKAIHLHPLVCAAYNADFDGDQMAVHVPLTLEAQLEARALMMSTNNVLSPANGDPIIVPSQDVVLGLYYLTRDRVNGLGEGMVFASTKEAEKAYRTGAAELHARVKIRITEHVRNEEGELVATTTLRDTTVGRAILWQVCPEGLPYDLIDQPLGKKPISKLINHAYRNLGLKDTVIFADHIMYTGFHYAMIAGASVGIDDMVIPDAKYTIIDAAEEEVTEIQEQFEQGLVTAGEKYNKVIDIWSSANEKVSKAMMDNLSKETVINRDGEPEEQDSFNSIFMMADSGARGSAAQIRQLAGMRGLMAKPDGSIIETPITANFREGLNVLQYFISTHGARKGLADTALKTANSGYLTRRLVDVAQDLVVTEHDCGTEDGLLMTPLIEGGDVVEPLRERVLGRVVADDVLIPGTETVLLPRNTLIDEALCDVIEENSVDQIKVRSIITCQTDFGICAHCYGRDLARGHMINQGEAIGVVAAQSIGEPGTQLTMRTFHIGGAASRASAENSVQVKNTGTLKLQNAKFVINSEKKVVITSRSSELTVIDELGREKERYKVPYGSVLNKQDGKAIEAGETVANWDPHTHPIITEVAGKIKFVDLIDGLTMTRQTDELTGLSSIVVTDAGQRSSAGKEMRPMVKLVDAKGNDVMIAGTEIPAQYFLPGNAIVNLEDGSEVGIGDALARIPQESSKTRDITGGLPRVADLFEARKPKEPAILAEKTGVIGFGKETKGKRRLLITQPDGVVYEEMIPKWRQLNVFEGESVLKGEVIADGPESPHDILRLRGVAPVANYIVNEVQDVYRLQGVKINDKHIEVIVRQMIRKCEILDAGDSEFLKGEILEVANVNIANRELEAQGKKPAELEMLMMGITKASLATESFISAASFQETTRVLTEAAVAGKKDALRGLKENVIVGRLIPAGTGYAYHQDRARKRNAAMQEETTVSADEAAQALTDALNADAND, encoded by the coding sequence GTGAAAGATTTACTTAAGTTTCTTAAGCAACAAAATCAAACAGAAGAATTCGATGGTATTCGCATTGGATTAGCATCACCAGATTTGATCCGTTCATGGTCATTCGGTGAAGTTAAAAAACCAGAAACCATCAACTACCGTACATTTAAACCTGAACGTGATGGTTTATTCTGTGCGCGTATATTTGGCCCAGTAAAAGACTACGAATGTCTTTGTGGCAAATACAAAAGATTAAAACACCGTGGTGTTATTTGTGAAAAATGTGGCGTTGAAGTTACTTTAACCAAAGTTCGTCGTGAGCGTATGGGTCACATCGAATTAGCAAGCCCGGTTGCACATATCTGGTTCCTTAAATCACTGCCTTCGCGTATTGGTTTATTACTAGACATGACATTACGTGATATTGAACGCGTACTTTACTTTGAATCTTATGTAGTGACCGAACCAGGTATGACTACATTGGAGCGTAGTCAAATTCTTACTGAAGAAGAATACTTAGATTCTTTAGAAGAGCACGGTGACGAGTTTGATGCCAAGATGGGTGCAGAAGCGGTGTTAGCGCTTTTACAACAAATCGATCTTGAAGGTGAAATCGCTCAAATGCGTGAAGAGCTACCTGAAATTGGCTCTGAAACTAAGCGCAAGAAAATCACTAAGCGTCTTAAATTGATGGAATCATTCGCACAATCTGGTAACAAGCCAGAGTGGATGATCATGTCAGTACTACCAATTCTACCACCTGACTTACGTCCTCTAGTACCACTAGATGGTGGCCGTTTTGCTACGTCTGACTTAAACGATTTATACCGTCGTGTTATCAACCGTAACAACCGTTTGAAACGTCTTCTAGACTTGGTAGCACCAGACATTATCGTACGTAACGAAAAGCGTATGTTACAAGAGTCTGTTGATGCCCTTCTTGATAACGGTCGTCGTGGTCGTGCTATTACCGGTTCAAACAAACGTCCATTGAAATCACTTGCCGATATGATTAAAGGTAAGCAAGGTCGTTTCCGTCAAAACCTACTAGGTAAGCGTGTTGATTACTCTGGTCGTTCAGTAATTACTGTAGGTCCAACGTTACGTTTACACCAGTGTGGTTTACCTAAGAAAATGGCGTTAGAGCTATTCAAGCCATTCATCTACGGAAAATTAGAAGCACGTGGTTTAGCGACAACGATTAAAGCGGCTAAAAAATTAGTAGAACGCGAAGGCGCAGAAGTATGGGATGTATTAGACGAAGTTATTCGTGAACATCCAGTGATGCTTAACCGCGCACCTACTCTACATAGACTAGGTATCCAAGCGTTTGAACCTGTACTTATCGAAGGTAAGGCAATCCATTTACACCCATTAGTTTGTGCGGCATATAACGCCGACTTCGATGGTGACCAAATGGCGGTGCACGTACCATTGACTCTTGAAGCACAGTTAGAAGCTCGTGCGTTAATGATGTCAACGAACAACGTACTTTCTCCTGCGAACGGTGACCCAATTATTGTTCCTTCACAGGATGTTGTATTAGGTCTTTACTACTTAACACGTGATCGCGTTAACGGTTTAGGTGAAGGCATGGTATTTGCCAGCACTAAAGAAGCTGAAAAAGCATACCGTACCGGTGCAGCAGAGTTACATGCTCGTGTTAAAATTCGTATTACTGAACATGTTCGTAACGAAGAGGGTGAATTAGTCGCCACTACGACCTTACGTGATACAACGGTAGGTCGTGCAATCTTATGGCAAGTATGTCCTGAAGGACTACCATACGATTTAATCGACCAGCCACTTGGCAAAAAGCCAATTTCTAAATTGATTAACCATGCGTATCGTAACCTTGGCCTTAAAGATACTGTTATCTTTGCCGACCACATTATGTATACCGGCTTCCACTACGCGATGATCGCGGGTGCGTCTGTTGGTATAGACGACATGGTAATTCCTGACGCTAAGTACACAATCATCGATGCTGCTGAAGAAGAAGTAACCGAAATTCAAGAACAGTTTGAACAAGGTCTTGTAACAGCGGGTGAGAAGTACAACAAAGTAATCGATATTTGGTCGTCTGCGAACGAAAAAGTGTCTAAAGCGATGATGGACAACTTGTCAAAAGAGACAGTTATTAACCGTGATGGTGAGCCAGAAGAGCAAGACTCTTTCAACTCAATCTTTATGATGGCTGACTCAGGCGCTCGTGGTAGTGCCGCACAGATTCGTCAGCTAGCCGGTATGCGTGGTCTAATGGCTAAGCCAGATGGCTCAATCATCGAAACACCAATTACTGCTAACTTCCGTGAAGGTTTGAACGTACTACAGTACTTCATCTCTACTCACGGTGCTCGTAAGGGTCTAGCGGATACTGCACTTAAAACAGCTAACTCGGGTTACTTAACTCGTCGTCTAGTTGATGTTGCACAAGATTTGGTTGTTACTGAACACGATTGTGGTACAGAAGACGGTTTATTAATGACACCACTCATTGAAGGTGGTGATGTTGTAGAGCCTTTACGTGAACGTGTATTAGGTCGTGTAGTAGCTGATGATGTGCTTATTCCTGGTACTGAAACGGTATTACTGCCACGTAACACATTAATTGATGAAGCGTTGTGTGATGTGATTGAAGAGAATTCTGTCGATCAAATCAAAGTACGATCTATCATTACGTGTCAAACAGACTTTGGTATTTGTGCTCATTGTTACGGACGTGACTTGGCCCGTGGTCATATGATCAACCAAGGTGAAGCAATTGGTGTTGTAGCTGCTCAATCAATTGGTGAGCCAGGTACACAGTTAACGATGCGTACGTTCCATATCGGTGGTGCGGCATCAAGAGCGTCAGCTGAAAACTCTGTACAAGTTAAAAACACTGGTACATTGAAACTTCAAAACGCCAAGTTCGTCATTAACTCTGAGAAGAAAGTTGTTATCACTTCACGTTCTTCTGAGCTAACAGTAATCGATGAGCTAGGTCGTGAGAAAGAGCGCTATAAAGTGCCTTACGGCTCGGTATTAAACAAGCAAGATGGCAAAGCTATCGAAGCTGGTGAAACAGTTGCAAACTGGGATCCGCATACGCATCCAATCATCACTGAAGTGGCAGGTAAAATTAAGTTCGTCGATTTAATCGATGGCCTAACTATGACTCGTCAAACTGATGAATTAACAGGTCTGTCTAGCATTGTTGTTACTGATGCTGGTCAACGTAGCTCAGCGGGTAAAGAAATGCGCCCAATGGTTAAGCTAGTTGATGCGAAAGGCAATGACGTGATGATCGCTGGTACTGAAATTCCTGCGCAATACTTCTTACCTGGTAACGCGATCGTTAACTTGGAAGATGGTAGTGAAGTTGGTATTGGTGACGCGTTAGCACGTATCCCGCAAGAATCTTCGAAGACTCGTGATATTACCGGTGGTCTGCCGCGCGTAGCGGACTTGTTTGAAGCTCGTAAGCCTAAGGAACCAGCAATTCTTGCTGAGAAAACAGGTGTTATCGGCTTCGGTAAAGAAACTAAAGGTAAGCGTCGTCTATTGATTACTCAACCAGATGGTGTTGTTTACGAAGAGATGATCCCTAAGTGGCGTCAACTTAACGTGTTCGAAGGTGAATCAGTACTTAAAGGTGAAGTTATTGCCGACGGTCCTGAGTCACCACATGATATATTACGCTTGCGTGGTGTTGCACCAGTTGCAAACTACATTGTTAACGAAGTACAAGATGTATACCGTTTACAAGGTGTAAAAATCAATGATAAACACATTGAAGTTATCGTTCGTCAAATGATCCGCAAGTGCGAGATTTTAGACGCAGGTGATTCAGAGTTCCTGAAAGGTGAAATACTTGAAGTTGCCAATGTAAATATTGCCAACCGTGAGTTAGAAGCTCAAGGTAAGAAGCCAGCTGAGCTTGAAATGTTAATGATGGGTATTACCAAAGCATCACTAGCAACTGAATCATTTATCTCTGCGGCATCGTTCCAAGAAACAACACGTGTACTTACAGAAGCTGCAGTTGCAGGTAAGAAAGATGCGTTACGTGGCTTGAAAGAGAACGTAATTGTTGGTCGCTTGATCCCGGCAGGTACAGGTTATGCTTACCATCAGGATCGTGCTCGTAAGCGTAATGCAGCAATGCAAGAAGAAACTACAGTTTCAGCAGACGAAGCAGCACAAGCACTAACTGATGCTTTGAATGCAGACGCAAATGACTAA
- the rpsL gene encoding 30S ribosomal protein S12: MATINQLVRKPRVRQVTKSNVPALQACPQRRGVCTRVYTTTPKKPNSALRKVARVRLTNGFEVTSYIGGEGHNLQEHSVILIRGGRVKDLPGVRYHTVRGALDCSGVNDRRQGRSKYGAKRPKS, encoded by the coding sequence ATGGCAACTATTAACCAATTGGTACGTAAACCACGTGTCAGACAAGTAACTAAAAGTAACGTTCCAGCGTTACAAGCTTGTCCACAACGTCGTGGCGTATGTACTCGTGTGTATACAACTACACCAAAAAAACCTAACTCAGCATTGCGTAAGGTTGCTCGTGTTCGTTTAACTAACGGTTTCGAAGTAACTTCATACATTGGTGGTGAAGGTCACAACTTACAAGAACATAGTGTTATCTTAATCCGCGGTGGTCGTGTTAAAGATTTACCAGGTGTTCGTTACCATACTGTTCGTGGCGCACTTGATTGTTCAGGTGTTAACGATCGTAGACAAGGCCGTTCTAAATACGGTGCTAAACGACCTAAATCTTAA
- the rpsG gene encoding 30S ribosomal protein S7 codes for MPRRRVVGQRKILPDPKFHNELLAKFINILMVDGKKAVAEKIVYGALDILTEKNNEKTHLELFEIALDNIRPQVEVKSRRVGGSTYQVPVEVRPVRRNALAMRWLVEAARKRGEKSMAQRLANEMLDASDNKGSAVKKREDVHRMAEANKAFAHYRW; via the coding sequence ATGCCAAGAAGACGCGTCGTAGGGCAACGTAAAATATTGCCAGATCCTAAGTTCCATAATGAACTTTTAGCAAAATTCATCAACATCCTTATGGTTGATGGTAAAAAAGCTGTTGCAGAAAAAATCGTTTATGGTGCATTAGACATTTTAACTGAGAAAAACAACGAAAAAACTCACTTAGAGCTTTTCGAAATTGCTTTAGATAATATCCGTCCACAAGTCGAGGTTAAATCTCGTCGTGTAGGTGGTTCAACTTATCAAGTTCCAGTTGAAGTTCGTCCAGTGCGTCGTAATGCACTAGCCATGCGTTGGTTAGTTGAAGCAGCTCGTAAACGTGGTGAAAAATCAATGGCTCAGCGCCTAGCTAACGAAATGTTAGATGCGTCTGACAACAAAGGCTCAGCGGTTAAGAAACGTGAAGACGTACACCGTATGGCTGAAGCGAACAAAGCGTTCGCACATTACCGCTGGTAA